A portion of the Chlamydia caviae GPIC genome contains these proteins:
- the ligA gene encoding NAD-dependent DNA ligase LigA translates to MESMYSREQYLSLCKELEKDDYCYYVLHNAVISDYDYDMKMQKLLAIEAQHPEWKVLWSPSMRLGDRVSGNFPVVAHSHPMLSIANAYTLEELNDFFSRVEKTLGYAPIYTLELKIDGIAVAIRYEQGILVQALSRGNGQKGEDITANIRTIRSLPLRLPKDAPEFLEVRGEVFFKRETFEQINAAQRQAEKPEFANPRNAAGGTLKLLSAKEAAQRNLELSVYGSLSDENTESHYDNLMLCKRWGFPIFGQPRQCQTIAEVVKSLDEIEGLRDQLPMEIDGVVIKVDDVEAQKALGMTAKHYRWALAYKYAPERAETILENILIQVGRTGVLTPVAKLSPVFLSGSRVSRASLYNEEEIERKDIRIGDTVYVEKGGEIIPKVVGVCLEKRPEGTQPWVMPEFCPVCHGKVTRESDKVSVRCTNPLCSAGAIEKIRFFVGRGALDIDHLGEKVITKLFDLGVIHRCCDIFKITEEDLLQVPGFKDKSVKNVLKSIEKAKQAPLDRFIAALGIPYVGVRVASALAQHFLNLEAVMGASLEELKSIEGIGDKVAESIEAYFNQQDTIEEIQKMLSLGVNVLPYHRESSSCLGKTFVITGTLKKMTRSEAEASIRNCGGKVGSSVSKSTDYLVVGEDPGSKFKKAQELEIPILNENDLLKILYPN, encoded by the coding sequence ATGGAAAGTATGTATTCCAGGGAACAGTATCTATCTCTGTGTAAGGAGCTCGAAAAAGATGATTATTGTTATTATGTTCTTCATAATGCCGTAATTTCAGATTATGACTACGATATGAAGATGCAAAAGCTTCTTGCTATAGAAGCTCAGCATCCCGAATGGAAGGTATTGTGGTCACCATCTATGCGTCTTGGAGATCGCGTCTCAGGGAATTTCCCAGTAGTTGCGCATTCTCATCCCATGCTCTCTATTGCGAATGCGTATACTTTAGAAGAGCTTAATGATTTCTTTTCTCGTGTAGAGAAAACCTTAGGCTATGCCCCTATATATACCTTAGAGCTGAAAATTGACGGTATTGCCGTAGCTATCCGTTATGAGCAGGGAATCCTTGTTCAAGCGTTAAGTCGTGGCAATGGCCAGAAGGGCGAAGATATTACAGCAAATATTCGTACTATACGTTCTCTTCCTCTCCGTTTGCCAAAAGATGCTCCAGAATTTCTTGAAGTTCGTGGTGAGGTATTTTTCAAACGAGAAACTTTTGAGCAGATAAACGCTGCACAAAGACAAGCCGAAAAGCCAGAATTTGCTAATCCCAGAAACGCGGCTGGAGGTACATTAAAGCTGTTATCTGCTAAAGAGGCGGCACAAAGGAATCTAGAACTCTCTGTTTATGGGTCTCTTTCAGATGAGAATACAGAATCGCATTACGATAACCTGATGCTATGTAAGAGATGGGGATTCCCTATATTCGGTCAACCGCGGCAATGTCAAACTATAGCCGAGGTGGTGAAGAGTCTTGATGAGATAGAAGGTCTTCGTGATCAGCTCCCTATGGAAATCGATGGTGTTGTCATCAAAGTAGATGATGTAGAAGCTCAGAAAGCCTTAGGAATGACTGCGAAGCATTACCGCTGGGCATTGGCTTATAAGTATGCTCCGGAGAGAGCCGAAACCATTTTAGAGAATATCCTAATTCAAGTAGGTAGAACAGGGGTACTAACTCCTGTGGCTAAGCTAAGCCCGGTATTTTTATCGGGATCGAGAGTTTCACGAGCTTCTCTATATAATGAAGAAGAAATCGAACGGAAAGATATTCGTATCGGCGATACTGTATATGTAGAAAAGGGAGGAGAAATTATCCCTAAGGTTGTCGGTGTGTGTTTAGAAAAACGTCCTGAGGGTACGCAACCTTGGGTGATGCCGGAATTTTGCCCCGTATGTCATGGCAAGGTGACCCGTGAATCTGATAAAGTTTCTGTACGTTGTACTAATCCGTTATGTTCTGCAGGAGCTATCGAGAAAATCCGTTTTTTTGTGGGAAGAGGAGCTTTAGATATCGATCATCTCGGAGAAAAGGTAATCACAAAGCTTTTTGATCTCGGAGTGATTCACCGATGCTGTGATATTTTTAAAATTACCGAAGAAGATCTTCTTCAAGTGCCGGGATTCAAAGATAAATCTGTAAAGAACGTCCTTAAGAGCATAGAGAAAGCAAAACAAGCACCTTTAGATCGTTTTATCGCAGCTCTAGGGATTCCTTATGTAGGTGTTAGGGTAGCCTCGGCTCTTGCTCAGCATTTCCTTAATTTAGAAGCTGTAATGGGAGCTTCTTTAGAAGAGTTAAAGAGTATTGAGGGAATCGGAGATAAAGTTGCCGAGTCTATAGAGGCATACTTTAATCAACAAGATACTATCGAAGAGATCCAGAAAATGCTTTCCTTAGGGGTAAATGTCTTGCCGTATCATAGGGAAAGTTCATCGTGTTTAGGGAAAACCTTTGTCATCACAGGAACTCTTAAAAAAATGACAAGATCTGAAGCTGAGGCTTCTATTCGCAATTGTGGGGGGAAAGTAGGCTCCTCAGTCTCTAAAAGCACAGATTATCTCGTTGTTGGGGAAGATCCGGGGTCTAAATTTAAAAAAGCCCAGGAACTAGAAATCCCTATTTTAAATGAAAATGATCTGTTAAAAATCCTTTACCCTAACTAG
- a CDS encoding SUMF1/EgtB/PvdO family nonheme iron enzyme, with protein MEGEQDIGVEFLGDYKILCYLRKGLWCQDILAEHRFIKKRYILKLLCSELSSSEAFMTAFHEAIIKLATIRHPGIISIENVSQAEGQYFLVTEEKEVPTLSLAQYLSSCSQGLSELEAKDLICQLAEILDYAHANRLIHGGLSLDSVHIDLTGQSPKVFLPELGFSFLLKDQYTQSLLRDSSEKSSFDKLKQILLFQAPETALGTVAEDVYAFGVIVYFLLFRQLPQGAFPLPSEAFPEYVYDWDRLIQSCLSYAVEKRPKKLAPLLVKKTLGEQFLAAKIQCSEEDLREIEEEPQVPSVANILQKVEDKIIEETSDHLEFVLVEAKSIDEAMNTSVDSKEEVVAEDESYSNALQSLLIREPVVSRYVEEEKEEVKPQPLFTEMVFIEGGKFLRGSREGQRDEHPVHEIFLHSFFLDIHPVTNEQFVRYLECSGSEQDKYYNELIRLKDSRIQRRSGKLVIEPGYAKHPVVGVTWYGASGYASWVGKRLPTEAEWEIASCGGVTQLRYPCGEEIDKSQANFFSSDTTPVMSYPANPYGLYDMAGNVYEWCEDWYGYDFYEISAQESHAPQGPAQGVYRVLRGGCWKSLKDDLRCAHRHRNNPGAVNSTYGFRCAKGVK; from the coding sequence ATGGAAGGTGAGCAAGATATAGGAGTTGAGTTTTTAGGTGACTATAAGATCCTCTGTTATTTGCGAAAGGGTTTGTGGTGCCAAGATATTCTTGCCGAGCATCGTTTTATAAAAAAACGGTATATTTTAAAATTACTCTGTTCTGAGCTTTCTTCATCCGAAGCCTTTATGACTGCTTTTCATGAAGCTATTATCAAATTGGCAACAATAAGACATCCCGGGATTATCTCTATAGAAAATGTTTCACAAGCAGAAGGGCAGTATTTTTTAGTAACCGAAGAAAAAGAAGTCCCCACGCTCTCTTTAGCTCAATATCTTTCCAGTTGTTCTCAAGGATTATCAGAATTAGAAGCTAAAGATCTTATCTGTCAGCTTGCTGAGATTTTAGACTATGCCCACGCGAATAGATTAATTCACGGTGGTTTAAGTTTGGATTCTGTACATATCGATCTTACCGGACAATCCCCAAAAGTATTTCTTCCAGAGTTGGGGTTTTCTTTTTTACTTAAGGATCAATATACCCAGAGCCTTTTAAGAGATTCTTCTGAGAAATCTTCTTTTGATAAGTTAAAGCAGATACTTTTATTCCAAGCTCCAGAAACTGCTTTAGGAACAGTTGCTGAAGATGTCTATGCATTTGGAGTGATTGTATATTTTCTTTTATTTAGACAGTTGCCTCAGGGTGCGTTTCCTTTACCCTCAGAAGCTTTCCCTGAGTATGTTTATGATTGGGATCGATTAATTCAATCCTGTTTAAGTTATGCCGTAGAGAAAAGGCCTAAGAAGTTGGCTCCTTTACTTGTGAAAAAAACCTTAGGAGAGCAGTTCCTCGCAGCTAAAATACAATGCAGCGAAGAAGATTTAAGAGAGATAGAGGAAGAACCTCAAGTTCCTAGTGTAGCGAATATTCTTCAGAAAGTTGAGGACAAAATAATAGAGGAAACCTCGGATCATTTAGAATTTGTCCTCGTGGAAGCCAAATCTATAGACGAAGCGATGAATACCTCTGTAGATTCTAAGGAAGAAGTTGTTGCTGAAGATGAAAGTTACTCTAACGCTTTACAATCATTATTAATACGAGAGCCGGTTGTTAGCCGTTATGTAGAAGAAGAAAAAGAAGAGGTGAAGCCACAGCCCTTATTCACCGAAATGGTATTTATTGAAGGGGGAAAGTTTCTCCGAGGAAGTCGGGAGGGACAACGTGATGAACATCCTGTACATGAGATTTTTTTACATAGCTTTTTCTTAGATATTCATCCCGTGACGAATGAGCAGTTTGTTCGTTATTTAGAATGTTCGGGAAGTGAACAAGATAAGTATTATAATGAGCTTATTCGTCTTAAGGATTCACGAATACAACGCCGTTCTGGCAAGCTTGTTATTGAACCTGGTTATGCTAAGCATCCTGTTGTTGGTGTTACGTGGTACGGAGCTTCTGGCTATGCCTCTTGGGTGGGGAAACGGCTCCCCACGGAAGCTGAATGGGAAATTGCTTCTTGTGGAGGCGTGACTCAGCTGCGGTATCCTTGCGGTGAAGAAATAGATAAAAGCCAGGCAAACTTCTTTAGCTCAGATACAACGCCAGTAATGAGCTATCCCGCCAATCCTTATGGATTGTATGATATGGCAGGGAATGTATACGAGTGGTGTGAAGATTGGTATGGCTATGATTTCTATGAAATCTCGGCTCAAGAATCCCATGCGCCTCAAGGTCCTGCTCAAGGTGTTTATCGTGTGCTAAGAGGAGGGTGTTGGAAGAGCTTAAAAGATGATCTTCGTTGTGCTCACCGTCATCGTAATAATCCTGGTGCGGTAAATAGTACCTACGGCTTCCGCTGCGCAAAAGGAGTTAAGTAA
- the incD gene encoding inclusion membrane protein IncD: MRVNIEKTVTSVQMSSQQIRSKCDNLTAEISKMRVVPTYRVGIEIAAAILGAVCLILAAIVAAGVLAVGCICLMPLAFSLGSALLTFAVTSVVLRQGELRRERCWRSHALRWNSFANDLYTALETARQKRSPRLPSSVSAQSC; this comes from the coding sequence ATGAGAGTTAATATAGAAAAAACTGTAACTTCTGTTCAGATGTCTTCTCAACAGATCCGCAGTAAATGTGATAATCTCACAGCAGAGATAAGTAAGATGCGGGTCGTTCCTACATATAGAGTAGGTATTGAGATCGCTGCCGCTATTTTAGGAGCTGTGTGCTTAATTTTAGCTGCTATCGTTGCTGCTGGGGTTTTGGCTGTTGGCTGTATATGCCTGATGCCTTTGGCATTTTCTCTGGGATCAGCTTTATTGACCTTTGCTGTTACATCCGTGGTTTTGAGGCAGGGTGAGTTGCGACGTGAGAGATGCTGGAGAAGTCATGCGCTGCGTTGGAATTCCTTCGCAAATGATTTGTATACTGCTCTTGAAACGGCGAGGCAAAAAAGAAGTCCGCGATTACCTTCTTCTGTAAGTGCGCAATCTTGTTAA
- a CDS encoding transglutaminase family protein, which produces MMPRLLCVFLMLVIAVEGIGSKAFCEDRAIAQNTHDAFWNLDPYCLESLCAYFVTHGDKQSRQKLANFFPQLTTGELATLSNCVLLSKNPNYIFSPEDIAVMKKLSLPGVVFLCNSEGNHLPEKDLARALVLAEFPGEEGMRKAEHYTRYLDILALRAYIERQRYLDREHYVLGSEGFHKATIEALNTILFYEEGIRYPSKNEMFSDEFSFLSSVADRKFGVCLGVSSLYLSLAQRLELPLESVTPPGHIYLRYGGGKINIETTAGGRHLPTEQYCECLNVDELRVRCEKDLIGLTFINQGSFALQKQQYHEADLAYEKAKEYVDDDDLQELMGVVKILKGQKKAGEALLKSSSQAQSVGSVAYDYLQGNIDKATLKLLFTHPGSTYDEVLSYQEALKKAIRRSPKCSESRRRLASVLLHLGKTAEGVALLEQCAKESVDDIALHLKLSRILCDRHDYEKAQNYFLIAEKLLVAKGLQSGDKKSFTLYHDIRQKIFLIAP; this is translated from the coding sequence ATGATGCCAAGGCTACTTTGTGTTTTTCTTATGCTTGTTATTGCTGTAGAAGGTATTGGATCAAAGGCATTTTGTGAAGATAGAGCTATTGCACAAAATACACATGATGCTTTCTGGAATCTCGATCCCTATTGTTTGGAGAGCTTATGTGCATATTTTGTAACACATGGCGATAAGCAAAGTAGACAAAAACTGGCAAATTTTTTCCCTCAGCTAACAACTGGTGAGTTAGCAACCCTATCGAATTGCGTTTTATTATCTAAAAATCCTAACTATATTTTTTCACCTGAAGATATTGCAGTTATGAAAAAACTATCTCTTCCCGGGGTCGTCTTTTTATGTAATTCTGAAGGTAACCATCTTCCTGAAAAAGATCTTGCCCGTGCTTTAGTACTTGCTGAATTTCCTGGAGAAGAGGGGATGCGTAAGGCAGAGCATTATACTCGTTATCTAGATATTCTGGCGTTGCGTGCCTATATTGAACGTCAAAGGTATTTAGATAGAGAACATTATGTTTTAGGTTCAGAAGGTTTTCATAAGGCAACGATAGAAGCTCTGAATACGATTCTTTTTTATGAAGAGGGGATTCGTTACCCATCAAAAAATGAAATGTTTTCCGATGAGTTTTCTTTTTTATCTTCTGTTGCGGATAGAAAATTCGGGGTTTGCTTGGGTGTTTCTTCCCTATACCTCTCCCTAGCGCAACGCTTGGAGCTTCCTTTAGAATCTGTCACACCTCCAGGGCATATCTACTTAAGATATGGTGGGGGAAAAATCAATATTGAAACTACCGCAGGAGGAAGACATCTTCCTACGGAACAATATTGTGAGTGTTTGAATGTTGATGAGTTGCGCGTACGTTGTGAAAAAGATCTTATAGGCTTAACATTTATCAACCAAGGATCTTTTGCTTTGCAAAAGCAACAATATCATGAAGCTGATCTCGCTTATGAAAAAGCTAAAGAGTATGTAGATGACGATGACCTCCAGGAGCTTATGGGCGTTGTGAAAATTCTCAAAGGTCAGAAGAAAGCAGGCGAAGCTCTTCTTAAGAGTTCTTCTCAAGCGCAATCTGTAGGATCCGTAGCGTATGATTATTTACAGGGGAATATTGATAAAGCAACTCTAAAGCTATTGTTTACTCATCCAGGATCTACCTATGACGAGGTCCTCTCCTATCAAGAGGCATTAAAAAAGGCTATACGGCGTTCTCCAAAATGTAGCGAATCTCGCCGTAGACTGGCTTCTGTTCTCTTGCATCTTGGAAAAACCGCAGAAGGTGTGGCTCTTTTAGAGCAGTGTGCTAAAGAGTCTGTAGATGATATCGCACTCCATCTGAAGCTATCTAGGATACTTTGTGATCGTCATGATTATGAGAAAGCTCAAAACTATTTTTTAATAGCGGAAAAGCTCCTTGTCGCTAAAGGCTTGCAGAGTGGGGATAAGAAATCCTTCACTTTGTATCATGACATTCGTCAAAAAATATTTTTAATAGCGCCTTAA
- a CDS encoding autotransporter domain-containing protein — translation MKHPVYWFLVSSGLLASTSSSFAAAVQETLNSSDSYNGNTTTTPFVPKETSTGAEYTCNGNVCITYAGKTTPLTKSCFTETTENLTFLGQGYSLCFDNITATAKPAAIEVSANDKTLSISGFSLFSCSYCPPGTTEQGAIQSKGVTTFSNNDKIIFEKNCSTEKGGAIKCDTGTNAELKFEGNKYLLFSGNSSQQEGGAIYAKKLSIISGGPTLFSNNSTSKAADPKGGAICIADADSECSLTAENGDIIFDGNKIITTGTPSTKRNSIDLGSGGKFSQLRARDGFGVFFYDPIANNGSDTDTLEINKADGAATYSGRIVFSGEKLTEDEKQVTDNLKSFFKQPLTVGSGSFVLKNGVTVSAKQITQSGGAIEMDAGTNLTSTTEDISLSNLVINTASLGGGGVPLAAQISAEGTNKSVTISSLNLVDADGNGYEYPVFSTTREFPSIIEAKANGTGTPTIPTTHLTDHAPAAHYGYQGLWTTSWAQGTATTSQLATLAWQQTGYNPNPERQGPLVPNTLWGSFSDVRAIQNLMDISVNGADYQRGLWASGLANFLQKSGTETKRKFRHHSAGYVLGAYAKTLSDDVFSAAFCQLFGRDKDYLVSKNNSNIYAGSIYYQHTSFWDAWDNLLQSTLGAQAPLVLNAQLTYSHTSNDMKTNMTTKYAPQGVVYPEIKGDWGNDCFGVELGATVPIESPYSSLFDMYSPFLRFQLVYAHQEDFKENNSTEGRYFESSDLTNLSMPIGVKFERFSDNDIASYNVTLAYAPDLVRSNPDCKTSLLVSPTTAVWLTKATNLARHAFIVKAGNYLSLSSNFEIFSQFGFELRGSSRTYNVDLGSKIQF, via the coding sequence ATGAAACATCCAGTTTACTGGTTCTTAGTGTCTTCGGGGCTGCTCGCTTCAACCTCCTCGAGCTTTGCAGCAGCAGTTCAAGAGACTCTAAATTCCTCTGATAGTTATAATGGAAACACAACAACGACTCCATTCGTACCCAAAGAAACATCAACAGGTGCTGAATATACTTGTAACGGCAATGTATGTATTACTTATGCAGGGAAAACAACACCTTTAACAAAGAGCTGTTTCACAGAGACTACAGAAAATCTTACTTTTCTAGGACAGGGCTATTCTCTTTGCTTTGATAATATTACTGCTACAGCTAAGCCAGCAGCTATTGAAGTAAGTGCCAATGATAAGACGTTATCAATCTCTGGATTTTCTTTATTTTCATGTTCTTATTGTCCTCCAGGAACTACTGAACAAGGGGCTATTCAATCCAAAGGGGTAACTACTTTCAGCAATAACGACAAAATTATTTTCGAAAAAAACTGTTCAACCGAGAAAGGTGGGGCTATCAAATGTGATACAGGCACCAATGCCGAGCTAAAATTCGAAGGAAATAAATATCTGTTGTTCTCTGGAAATTCTTCTCAGCAAGAAGGTGGGGCTATTTATGCGAAAAAACTCTCCATCATCTCTGGAGGGCCAACCCTATTCTCTAATAATTCAACCTCTAAAGCTGCTGACCCTAAAGGCGGGGCTATTTGCATAGCTGATGCAGACAGCGAATGTAGCTTAACTGCCGAAAATGGGGATATTATTTTTGATGGAAATAAAATAATAACCACGGGCACTCCTTCAACGAAAAGAAACTCTATCGATTTAGGCTCTGGAGGGAAGTTCTCTCAGTTAAGAGCTAGAGATGGTTTTGGCGTTTTCTTTTACGATCCAATCGCCAATAATGGCAGCGACACTGATACATTAGAAATCAATAAAGCTGACGGAGCTGCAACCTATTCCGGTCGTATTGTCTTTTCTGGAGAAAAGCTCACAGAAGATGAAAAACAAGTTACAGACAATTTGAAATCCTTTTTCAAACAACCCCTCACAGTAGGATCTGGATCTTTTGTACTTAAAAATGGCGTAACAGTGTCAGCAAAGCAAATCACCCAATCCGGCGGCGCTATTGAGATGGATGCGGGGACCAATCTAACCTCAACCACAGAAGATATTTCCCTAAGCAATCTGGTTATCAATACCGCCTCATTGGGGGGGGGGGGGGTACCTCTGGCAGCACAAATCTCAGCTGAAGGAACCAACAAAAGTGTTACAATCTCCTCTCTTAATTTAGTCGATGCCGACGGAAACGGCTACGAATATCCAGTCTTCTCCACAACACGAGAATTTCCTTCTATTATAGAAGCTAAAGCTAATGGTACAGGAACACCTACAATCCCAACAACTCATCTAACTGACCATGCTCCAGCCGCTCATTATGGCTATCAAGGTCTCTGGACAACATCCTGGGCACAAGGCACAGCCACAACCTCACAACTAGCTACTTTAGCTTGGCAACAAACTGGCTATAACCCTAACCCTGAACGTCAAGGACCTCTAGTCCCTAATACCTTATGGGGATCGTTCTCAGATGTACGCGCCATTCAAAACCTCATGGATATTAGTGTCAATGGTGCTGACTATCAAAGAGGCCTCTGGGCATCGGGATTAGCTAACTTCTTACAGAAAAGCGGAACGGAGACAAAACGCAAGTTTCGTCACCATAGTGCTGGATATGTATTGGGAGCGTATGCCAAAACACTTTCCGATGATGTCTTCAGCGCCGCTTTCTGCCAACTCTTTGGAAGGGATAAAGATTACTTAGTCTCTAAGAATAATTCTAATATCTACGCAGGATCTATTTATTATCAGCATACCTCCTTCTGGGATGCTTGGGATAACCTGCTACAATCTACTCTCGGCGCGCAAGCTCCGTTAGTACTCAATGCACAGTTAACGTATAGTCACACGTCTAACGACATGAAGACAAATATGACGACTAAATACGCTCCACAAGGCGTCGTCTACCCAGAGATCAAGGGTGATTGGGGTAACGACTGCTTCGGAGTGGAACTCGGTGCTACTGTGCCTATTGAATCTCCCTATTCTTCCTTATTTGATATGTACTCTCCTTTCTTAAGATTCCAATTGGTTTATGCTCACCAAGAGGACTTTAAAGAAAATAACAGCACTGAAGGAAGATACTTTGAAAGCAGCGATCTCACAAACCTCTCCATGCCTATCGGCGTGAAGTTTGAGAGATTCTCTGACAATGACATAGCTTCCTACAATGTAACTTTGGCTTATGCTCCGGATCTTGTAAGAAGCAACCCTGATTGTAAAACGTCTCTGCTCGTTAGCCCAACCACAGCTGTTTGGTTAACTAAAGCAACAAACCTAGCTAGACATGCTTTCATTGTAAAAGCAGGAAATTATCTTTCCTTATCTTCTAACTTTGAAATCTTTAGCCAGTTTGGTTTCGAGCTCAGAGGCTCTTCTAGAACCTATAACGTAGACCTCGGATCTAAGATCCAGTTCTAA
- a CDS encoding ATP-dependent Clp protease ATP-binding subunit — MDKISDAVSEALEKAFELAQSAKNPYVSENHFLKCLLENTESLFYLIIKDIHNNPKLLTSAVDEALSLEPSVIEGSAMPKPSPGLQSLLLDAKQEAKDLGDEYLSGDHVLLAFWKSNKEPFASWKKTVKISLDDLKKLIINIRRGNRMDSPSAENNLRGLEKYCKNLTLLAKEGKLDPVIGRDEEIRRTVQVLSRRTKNNPMLIGEPGVGKTAIAEGLALRIVQGDIPESLKGKQLYVLDMGALIAGAKYRGEFEERLKSVLKDVESVDGESILFIDEVHTLVGAGATDGAMDAANLLKPALARGTLHCIGATTLNEYQKYIEKDAALERRFQPIFVTEPSLEDAVFILRGLREKYEIFHGVRITEGALNAAVLLSYRYIPDRFLPDKAIDLIDEAASLIRMQIGSLPLPIDEKERELAALIVKQEAIKREKAPSYQEEAAAMQQSIEQLKEELAALRLRWDEEKKLITGLKEKKNSLENMKFSEEEAERVADYNRVAELRYSLIPALEEEIREDEEALNQRDNRLLQEEVDERLIAQVVANWTGIPIQKMLEGEAEKLLVLEESLEERVVGQPFAISAVSDSIRAARVGLSDPQRPLGVFLFLGPTGVGKTELAKALADLLFNKEEAMVRFDMTEYMEKHSVSKLIGSPPGYVGYEEGGSLSEALRRRPYSVVLFDEIEKADKEVFNILLQIFDEGILTDSKKRKVNCKNALFIMTSNIGSQELADYCAKKGSRVSKETVLSVVAPTLKKYFSPEFINRIDDILPFVPLNTEDIVKIVGIQMRRVAQRLLERRVTLTWDDSVILYLSEQGYDSSFGARPLKRLIQQKVVTLLSKALLKGDIKSDTSIELTMSKDVLLFKKIEG, encoded by the coding sequence ATGGATAAGATATCAGATGCGGTTAGCGAAGCTCTAGAAAAAGCTTTTGAGCTCGCTCAATCAGCAAAAAATCCTTACGTAAGTGAAAACCATTTTCTCAAATGTCTTTTAGAGAATACGGAATCACTATTTTATTTGATAATTAAGGATATTCACAATAATCCTAAATTACTCACTTCTGCGGTAGATGAAGCGCTTTCTTTAGAACCTTCAGTTATTGAAGGCAGCGCTATGCCTAAGCCTTCGCCAGGACTGCAAAGTTTACTATTAGATGCGAAACAGGAGGCGAAAGATCTCGGAGATGAATACCTTTCTGGAGATCATGTACTGTTAGCTTTTTGGAAATCCAACAAGGAGCCTTTTGCTTCTTGGAAAAAAACGGTAAAAATATCCTTAGACGATCTTAAAAAACTCATTATTAATATAAGGCGTGGCAATCGTATGGACTCTCCTAGCGCTGAAAACAACCTTCGGGGCCTAGAAAAGTATTGTAAGAACCTAACTTTGTTAGCAAAGGAAGGCAAGTTAGATCCTGTGATTGGTAGGGATGAAGAAATTCGTCGTACTGTTCAAGTCTTATCACGTAGAACTAAGAATAATCCTATGCTTATAGGGGAACCAGGCGTGGGAAAAACAGCAATTGCTGAGGGATTAGCTCTGCGTATTGTTCAAGGTGATATTCCAGAAAGCTTAAAAGGGAAGCAGCTCTATGTTTTAGATATGGGAGCGTTAATAGCTGGAGCAAAGTATCGCGGGGAATTTGAAGAGCGCTTAAAAAGCGTTCTTAAAGATGTGGAGTCTGTCGATGGCGAGAGCATTTTATTTATCGATGAAGTGCATACTCTTGTAGGTGCTGGTGCTACCGACGGAGCCATGGATGCTGCGAATTTATTAAAGCCTGCTTTAGCGCGTGGTACTCTACATTGTATTGGTGCTACAACCCTGAATGAATACCAAAAGTATATTGAAAAAGACGCTGCTTTAGAAAGGCGTTTCCAACCTATTTTTGTCACAGAGCCTTCTTTAGAAGATGCAGTATTTATCCTTCGAGGTCTTCGTGAGAAGTATGAAATTTTCCATGGCGTACGTATTACTGAGGGAGCATTAAATGCTGCTGTTCTTCTTTCCTATAGGTATATTCCAGATCGTTTTCTTCCCGATAAGGCGATCGACTTAATAGATGAAGCTGCGAGCTTAATTCGCATGCAAATTGGTAGTCTACCGCTACCCATTGATGAGAAAGAACGTGAACTTGCCGCTTTGATTGTTAAGCAAGAAGCTATTAAGCGTGAAAAGGCTCCTTCATATCAAGAAGAGGCTGCGGCTATGCAACAGTCTATAGAGCAACTTAAAGAAGAGCTTGCTGCTTTACGCTTGCGTTGGGATGAGGAAAAGAAACTTATCACAGGTCTTAAAGAAAAGAAAAATTCTTTAGAAAATATGAAATTTTCTGAAGAAGAAGCAGAACGTGTTGCCGATTACAACCGTGTTGCAGAGCTACGCTATAGCTTAATCCCTGCTCTTGAAGAAGAAATCCGCGAGGATGAAGAAGCTTTAAATCAAAGGGACAATCGTTTGCTTCAAGAAGAGGTAGATGAGCGTCTTATTGCTCAGGTAGTGGCAAATTGGACAGGAATTCCTATTCAAAAGATGTTGGAAGGAGAAGCTGAAAAGCTTCTTGTTTTAGAAGAGTCTTTAGAAGAGCGTGTTGTAGGTCAGCCATTTGCCATTTCTGCTGTTAGTGATTCTATACGTGCTGCGCGTGTAGGACTGAGCGATCCACAACGTCCTTTAGGGGTGTTCCTGTTTTTAGGTCCTACCGGAGTCGGGAAAACAGAACTTGCTAAAGCTTTAGCTGATCTTTTGTTTAACAAAGAAGAGGCTATGGTGCGTTTTGATATGACTGAATATATGGAAAAACATTCCGTATCTAAGTTGATAGGATCACCTCCAGGTTATGTAGGCTATGAAGAAGGAGGAAGTCTTTCTGAGGCTTTACGTCGCCGTCCTTATTCTGTAGTGCTTTTCGATGAAATCGAAAAAGCAGATAAGGAAGTCTTTAATATTCTTCTGCAGATTTTTGATGAGGGAATTCTTACAGATAGTAAGAAGCGTAAGGTAAACTGTAAAAACGCTTTATTCATTATGACCTCAAATATAGGTTCTCAAGAACTTGCTGATTACTGCGCGAAGAAAGGTAGTCGGGTAAGTAAAGAGACCGTATTATCCGTAGTGGCTCCCACATTAAAAAAATACTTCAGTCCAGAGTTCATCAATCGTATTGATGATATCCTTCCTTTTGTGCCTTTAAATACTGAAGATATTGTTAAGATAGTCGGTATTCAAATGCGTAGGGTTGCGCAACGTTTGTTAGAAAGACGTGTAACGTTAACTTGGGATGATTCTGTGATTCTTTATTTAAGTGAACAGGGTTATGACAGTTCTTTTGGAGCACGACCTTTAAAACGGCTCATTCAACAAAAAGTAGTTACGCTATTATCAAAAGCGCTACTTAAAGGTGATATCAAATCTGATACTTCTATAGAGCTTACGATGTCTAAAGATGTCTTGCTATTCAAAAAAATAGAAGGCTAG